The proteins below come from a single Tenuifilum thalassicum genomic window:
- a CDS encoding energy transducer TonB produces MQSKKNKKADLESKRPLFFEIGMASAILFALLAFEWTTTNTIQIDLAKAPSTIIEQGLIPITKHEEIRKPEPPKQVKFSDEIKVVDNNIEIEDNPDIFDSEFFEDKAVSIIKFSENETEEDEPFQKVEIMPTFMGGDVNYFRSKYVLPNIHYPEIAAANGISGNVIVEFVIERDGSVSNVKVLNRIDESLANEAIRVVSNSPKWEPGVNNGVYVRVKFIIPIKFVLN; encoded by the coding sequence ATGCAATCAAAAAAGAATAAAAAAGCAGACTTGGAAAGCAAACGCCCTCTATTTTTTGAAATAGGCATGGCATCAGCAATTTTGTTTGCTCTCCTAGCCTTTGAATGGACTACAACCAATACCATTCAAATTGATTTAGCTAAAGCTCCTAGCACTATCATTGAGCAAGGATTAATTCCAATAACAAAACATGAAGAAATCAGGAAACCCGAACCTCCCAAACAGGTAAAATTTTCTGATGAGATTAAAGTTGTTGATAACAATATCGAGATTGAAGATAATCCCGATATTTTTGACTCGGAGTTTTTCGAAGACAAAGCCGTTTCAATTATTAAATTTAGCGAGAATGAAACTGAAGAGGATGAACCATTTCAAAAGGTAGAAATAATGCCAACCTTTATGGGCGGCGATGTAAATTATTTTAGATCGAAATATGTTTTACCTAATATTCACTATCCCGAAATTGCAGCTGCAAATGGGATTTCAGGAAATGTAATCGTTGAATTTGTAATTGAACGCGATGGTAGCGTTTCCAACGTAAAAGTTTTGAATAGAATAGATGAAAGCCTAGCAAATGAGGCTATCCGAGTTGTTTCCAATTCACCAAAATGGGAACCAGGTGTAAATAATGGTGTTTACGTACGAGTTAAATTCATAATTCCTATTAAATTTGTGCTCAACTAG